The genomic DNA ggaaacatctcacattaaaatgagtgtgatttttttgtgtgctaaccagaaaaccccttattatcaattttttacatcaattaatagttctttaataggaattagggaaaaagtaacattttcaatcccaaaatagttactatggcaactcgaaacattaaaataagtctggcatttgtgttctctgacccgaacttccccactagataattttcatatcaatcaaagtaacctttcatgggatattagaaaaactgaaattttcaacacctaaaatggttaccatggaaacatggggcagtgaaatcgatatcatatttggtcttttcgatccaaaatacccttatggtgaaattttcacggaaattgaacctattattattcgtgttattatttctatataatactttattaattattattattattattattattattattattattattattattattattattattattattattattattattgtttattttgaataaaaataatccaTAGCAGATGAGAAAAACACTACAAGTTTAAATAGTCTTTGACACCAAACATTCCATGctaaagtttttgaaaaaaagacattGACAGTACAGAGGACACAATCACATTACTACAGAGATGCAATCTGATGAAAAAACTGTACGGCTTGTTCCTAAGTGTTTCTTCAAAGATTAAAACCTGGAGATTAACAAGTAATAGAGTATTACTTTAAACATGACTATATTGAAAACCCTTTTGTTTACGAAATATCTGAGAATATGCTCTCCTTGCGTTATTAAACATTTTCATAGAAAAATTACACCACAAGTAAGAACTGTacggaatatcacaaaaaacagaaaataaatgacACTTAACCGTCAAAGAAGCAAATTTAAAATCGCGAATGATAGCGTTACCTCTAGCgtataaaccagatatgaactggatatgctcacgtgttttaaaacaggttcattaattatagtagtgcgcttcacagaacaaagagatatatgttatcactatatgtagcaggtttttttcgacttcgcacagtactctcagagtttaatcactaattacaaaacttaatttaatatgcaaatgagctgttcattaacttgagactgctcaatgctttatgggacaattagatatctatcagatcaacatttttagcacgttttatttaatttagtgctttaattttagagtaatgtaactaattacaaagttcatcaaatatgcaaataagcccttaattaatttgacactgttcaatgattcatagtacaattaaatatttatcaaatcaatatctgaagaacgtttcacaaaattttggtgccgaaatttcagagttatatacctaattacaaagtttattaaatatgcaaatgaacccttaattaactttacactactaaatgctttacattaCAGTTaaatatcagtcagatcagtatctgcagcagattttatcacatttggtgacgttatatcggagttatatgactaattacaaaccttcataaaatatgcaaatgagctatttattaacttgacactgcctaatgcttctaagtataattagatatatgtatcagattaatatttgttgcaagtatcatcaagtttggtgcaggaatttcagagttatctcactgataacaaaagttcattaaatatgcaaatgagaggataattgacatgacactcacagtaacatcataatgttcttagattgtcatctgtgcaaaatttcatgaaattttgtgcagtatatcttgatatatgtctacactgtcgtaaccgtctccatagggaaaccattgtacggaaaaaaacgatattgcataacttcattaatatgcaagccacactgagGACGTCTGTGTACATGTCCCGTTCACTATGTTACCTTGCACCACAATGGAGGGAAACACTGTggacgaacacaaatcaccGTACACAGACTTAGGTTGCTGCAAAGTTTGCAAGGACCAAAGACCATATGTACGATAAAAGAGGTACCTAGGTTACTTCTTTGGCATCTACACACACGCTACTccgctctgcatggcagggctacAATACGGCTACAGCATAGTCATAGCCAAACACTCTTGACTCATACCGGCCGTAGGGCTAATAGCTGACCATCGGTTGATACCTTGGCTGAAACTTACTTCAATAGTAACCTTTATTTTATGTCACGCGTACGTCAGTCCAAGCGGGTAAAACGTTCTCTTCTAACCTCCATGGTTAGTCACGGACACGAACTCACGGAGCCAGGAGCGGAGCTTGCACCTCCATCCTTTAGGGCAAGCATTGTGGAATATCTTGGTCATTGCATGCTCACTGTGTTTCGAATATCATTACACACGGCTTTGCCATAtctgcatagttttccctgTTTGGTGAACGTTAGTGTTGTTATTGTAGGGGAATtagtgaaaccaacaaatttgtcttgctttattcggAATCGCACTTGTATTACAAAGAGCTAGCTCCATGCAAAGAGTAATGTGAATATGCTGCTAACATGTGacgggttgtcaacctgatgtaatagccATTCCCTAGATTTCCATTTATAAAGTGTGTGCGTAGGCAGAAAAGTAAACTGATGAATTTTAACAGACGTGGAGGGAATGGCCGATTTGGGCAAAATAGGCTATGGCCACTACGTCTAAATCTGTGTTTGGAAAAACTGTCATGCGCTGATCAAAGTACAGTAGTCGTTTTTCTGATGCTTGGTCCTAACTGATCTCAACTCAAGACAGGATTCTTTTGTCGGAACTGTCCCTGTCATCGGTTGAGTACAAAATTCTTCTTTTATCACTCCACTTGTATGACTGAATTCGAAACAAATAATTATACTATGAGccacagtggatagagggactgcgGCTGAGCCTTAGATATGACCGTGCATCGAAGTATCCCATTGGACAGTATTTTCGCCAGTTTATTCTGCCCATACCTCAAAATCTGTGGTAGCCGGCGCCATTCGGCGAGCATGGCTCACATCAAGCATGGATATCGATGTAGGTTCGAAGTAAGGCATGCGAGACTAGTCTCGAGTGGTTAAATACTCATTTCAGGTGGGTGTGAATGTTTATCATCATATAGTCTGaggtttttcaaatatttaaactgattgttattgaaagcgttTGGACATTGTAGACTGGCCAGAGAACGTAACGTTCGGGCTGACACAGCTATTAGAAATCTCTCAACCATATTCATTGACCGGTACCCATGCTTCTCATCTGGAGTATACACTTAACTTCTTTTTCAGAAAGTGCGATTTGAGTCTTTTCAGGATTTTTCATACACCGCTAAACAAAATCCAATTCATTTTGCAGAGCTTTTCTGACAGGAGCTATTATGTAAACGTGACGTGTGCCCTTAACTCTCTATAGGGTGGCAAGCGTTAATTCCATATAAACATAACTATCTTCCCTAGCAACTCTGGCACCCTGGTAGCtagtagacagacagacaggcagaaagacagatagatagatagatagatagatagatagatagatagatagatagatagatagatagatagatagatagatagatggatggatggatggatggatggtggatggatggatggatggatggatggatggatggatggatggatggatggatggatggatggatggatggatggatggatggatggatggatgatggatggatggatggatggatggatggatggatggatggatggatggatggatggatgagatagatagatagatagatagatagatagatagatagatagatagatagatagatagatagatagatagatagatgcataAGTAAAGAAAGAAAGGgaagggagggagagagggaggggAATGGATGGATTGCTGGATGAACTGACAGGCAGACAAATGGTCAGACAGACAAGTAGAGAGGTACCTACACTGCACATCCATTATTATGTCTTCACTGCATGACGGATTTGGCCAACTGCGAGATGGAACGCTCGGGTTTTCGTATCGGCAGTTGTACCGAGCACCATTATCTGTTTTTTCAAGGGTCGTTGTATATTCATTGATTGCGGCTGTACGACGAGAGATTTCTTTGCCATTCCTCAACCACACAAGGTCACCCAAGAGGATGCCTTGAATAGAGCAGGTGAATACTACGGGTTCTTTGTCTGATATCACCGTGGTATCTGGACTAACTCTACACTTTGGGATCTCTGCAATAGatgaaaaaatactataaatgaAATTATATATTCAGATATTATTCATTTCTGAGCGATATTCAAATGCGTTCAAAAGCACAAATTGACAACAACAACTAAGCGGAGAAAAAGAGAATGGCACGCACATTGACAAAAAGGGAAACATGTCTTGTAATTAGTCAATAAGACGAAGGGCCGCACATGGttattaaccccttgactacctatggcgccggatatatccggcgccatattgaattaccatataccttgagtgccggaaatatccggcacagttaaataggcgtatttgcttcgtttttgtcgctaaaatcTCGTAATTTCGGTGTCGGCACGCAGTGCTActtaagattgatgtattccgatctggtctgaatgtgattgcgccccgtACGTCCGAGCATGGATGTCCAtggtccgagtatggccaaaatccggaagcaaatgtcttgaccatgacctcgaccctgaaaggtcaggctgatcacagaagcgtcgcgctgattgtttactgTTTTCAGAGGTACGGACGATCGCGGAGATGTTTATGGTTTGGTTTTTTTAAtggaatgaaatgtttgtttattgaaaacaaatgatttatatgtaaatatgttctattaagagcaatattcgtgaatgaaactagaggaaatacaatttttgccagtgaaattttatagcagccatattatcaatatgactggtcacatgactggtattgtgtttggtcatgtgatatgttgctCCCTAAAacgaatttttaaatattatgaattattttttgataaatcataaccattttagatgcatgtttctgcaaggaagacataaagtaggtgtttacaaatataaaaagtgtatgtgttgatttttaaatacagaatcatgtcagatgctcagtgatgtttgtggttcatttactctgccttttgtgagaaaaatcttaaataggtacataaataagtaaagggtagttattattacatatatgtaaagacaatgccatgaaaattgcaactgtattcaaatttgcgtcattttatggattcaaaacctgtcctgatgcttcaaatattcatattctttgcaaactctggtcacatgatgtgtcatgtgatcagtcacgtgacctggaaatacaaaacttatgtattaaaaagtgggaaatttcattctgattcagaaaatatatggtttattggtacttacgtaatttttactctaagcagtgttcatgcaatgaccacaccaaagatttcatcaatatttacataagggcctggtatataggaatacattggccttggtagtcaaggggttaaggcCATTGTATCGATAAAAAACGCAAGTTATGAAAGCGGCGGTCAAGGATCACCGGTTTTTGGAGTAATTACTCCGCTTTAACACGTAACACGGATATATTTCCGCGCTAGGAAGCACTTAATCTCGGGACTAGTTTTTATATGACCAACAACATCGTACTCGGTTAAGTTCTCCAGAACTAAAGTCTGTATAGTCTAATCGAAAAATAACGTTTCAAAGATTCCGATAGTGGGTTCAAGTGATCAACATTGAAAGACGAACAGGTAAAAATGCTATAACTTTTCGAATTTTTACCGCACTTTAGTAGTCCGAAAAATAATGCCAATGTTGACGTGAACAAAACATATCAATcttaaaatgaataaaacaatAGACTACATATACTTTTTACACAAACATTTGACACTGTATAGTTTGGTCATAGCAAGGACATCACAGCCGCTACTCTTGTAGAATGCTTAGCGTAAGCGCATGGGAGTTTAGCATTGTTTGGATCTGTTTATAGGAGCAACACGGATTGGGACCTGATGATTCACGCTATGGTTTATAGAATGTTTCATTGACAACCGTTGTGATTTTCCCTAGCACAAGCGATCATTTCTAGTCTAAATAGTCTAActtttccaaaaatataaacaaaaagtAGGTGTCAAAACAAAGCCTGCAACAGAGgttgatttttctgaaactgaATTTTCCCTGAATTGTTCAGTAGAAGGCGCTTTTCATAATGAGCATCGCTGCGATATTTCCTTCTTTCTCATATATCGCGTCCCTCCCTTTAAGAGAAAAGGTATGGAGAAACCAAAAGCAAAATGTCGGGATTGATCGAAGCATTTATTTTGCGTACGCGTTTTCAATTGAACAACGAAAAGGTCGTCAATAGCTACAGAATGAACAAGAATTACCTACCGAGTACGGTAAGCTCAGCTCTTCTGTAATCCGATGTACCGACCAGTGAGCATTCGTAAGTACCTGACAAATCTTGTGCGACGTTTGGAATAAACAAATGATATTCTCCCTTTGATAAATCTCCTGTTAGTTGATATTTGTTGTTAAATATTTGAGAGCCTTGGGTGATTTCGACGAGGCGATTACCAGTACTACTTTTGAACTGCCATTGACGTGTCTGACTTCGCAGATTATTGAAACTGCATTTCAATTGTAAATCGCTGCCCACAACTGTTACTGTATCCGATGGGGTTTCCTTAAAGAGTTGTGATGCATCTGTTAAAAAACAATATACAATAAATAGTTTCAGGATTATCATGGTGAACAGGAATATTGTAATGGATGAAAgctgtttttttattgtttaagATACAGCGCTTACACCAACCCATTAATTCTTCTCTGAAAAATGTTTCACAATTACATTTACACACTTACAGACCAAAAATAGAAATTGGTGATGTCGATAAAAAGTTGGCATATTGCTTGATCTTTTAAGGAAAACAGGAAAGTTgacttcatttttttccaaaaggcCATCTTAATATCTATATAAATGCTAATAATTCTCATTACAGATTGAGTATCGGAACGACCAACATATGTACTGGAAAGAACAATTGTGAAGAttgcaaaaatgctaaaaattacccGACAACTCAAACAGAAGAAACACAGTCAAGTAAATTGAGATGAGGAGTGAGGATTTACACATCTATCAATGTAACAAAGTAGCCATCGCCCCAACAAGATGAGTGTATAGTAAATGTCGTCAATGAATGTCAACACTTTGTTTTTATGTGTCACTCTcgacatattttcatttatatacAACCAATTTAATCCTGGTCATAATATTTAATGAAACGGATCATTATATTCGATCATCACAGTCTcaatatttgaataatgtattGTGATGGTTTCATTAAAGCTTCCCATATGACTAAGTCCATTGACGTCAGTTTTAAAGATCATTACATCCACAGTGCTGACTAAATGCGTATAGTAGTATTCACAAAGTAAAGTGTCTATCTGTGGGTTACACAATTTCCATTCCTCTTTTTCACTGCTCGAAAAACAAAATTCAGTCGACTATctcagaatacaatgtatttCCTACAGCTGTGTCAGATCAATGGCGAAAACGTAAAGCTAAGCAGGCCAACACACAACACTATTTCTCCTATTACCTGAATTACAAGCCATCCTCTCAGTTAACTCAAAACGCTTAAAGAGGCGTATTCACATACTTCTTAATGACGACGTCTATACTGAATGGTCCTCCTAAATTTTGGATATAGGTCAACGATTTTTGACCTTCCGGACGTGAGCTTACAAACAGTCTGTTAACAAACAAGAGTCTCGTTCCCCTTTTTGCTCTTATGGTGGATTGTGTTTGATATTTAATCAAATGATAAGTCTTTGTATATTTCCGTCCTTTTCGATGCATTTTCCGTGAGTccaggaagaaaaaaataagttgttcatcggaatcgccgcttctactttggcatatttggatttttttttttttgatcgcggcaaattcttacttccgcttttaaaatatttttagtactgccgctggtggcgccctacactttgtcaGGTTTTCGctggcacgggattttgaatgagacttctgACGTTTTTGGAcctagttgaccgccaacacgttgttgtgaagtctgaatttggcgaatcacgacgcaaagtgggtcgatttggcctgaaatttcctcgttttgtaaaggttagtacctGTCatatcatgagtattaatttgatcgacaacattcgacgtgatggccaacagttagttccaaagacgctattcagtgtttgtccttaTATTACGTTCgacgatttgttcaacaagatcgtgacagcagatggacggtgcatccgattgaatgaataaaaaattacggcaatgacaaaacacatggttgcgtcgacgttaaagtacgatctgaggTGTCAGTCTGCAGCTAGTTCAACATGAAGTTTGTAGTGTTAAATGTGTCTAACTCAGACAGTCAACGTGCACACGAGTAAAAGACAGccttctgaatgatgactatataacttcactccgattcACAgaacagtgttgttagaccattgtgtaaaatgtgtagagacagtggtaaagaggccaaaacatggaaccaaagtaaaatgaaaaaactcagatgcagagtcccaccaggacaatattaaaggacaatactgaattgtttgatttcagtgatttgctgtacatttcagttttattctgagagaatgttgaaatactcagaatatgttgtgcaaacactaattgtgaatgtaatggcctatgttattgttgggaaatatagtattgaattcagttaccagtatcagtgtttcttgtctgagatatttctggttaaaagggaaacaattatcttgccttgtctgcatctgtgcaaaaatgccagagaaccgcgtttaccttcggcctagaaaaaaaaatcgctcgccgctcctgggacttggtccaaaaatcctatgaacaagatattttttttctctggcctgaATTGCTTATTTTCAAGTAGACGAAACGTATTTACTGTTTAGGTTTATCTATGTTTGAAGTGTAGAATTTCGGAAATAAATTTTACTTCGGTCTAGTATTCATGTGCCAAGTAAATGTGCACGTCTGACAGTGAAATTATGACAAGCATACTTAAAACATGAATTTGACCAAGCCGGAATGAACCTAACCAATTTTAAAACTATGGTTAACAAATTACTAAaagaaattgaatgaatctttgtAAAATGTTATTTAATTAAAGCCTTCTTACGTGTTAAGGAAATAACCGCCCAAAGATAAGTTtagtttacaaataaattattagGAAAACAAGAAACAAATTTGAAGGAAATTGCTGCCGATATTAATCTTATTGCCCCCGTCGTACCTAAATTATAATGACTATATGAAGTGCGACCTTAAATTTGTCTTGTTCATACGTTTTGTATACAGCGTTTTTAAGGTGAagcactacgaattacgtcaaattaagttgtggtgtcattttcttgaaactttgcacaaatattcttggaagttgtgcaagtgcagaaatgaaataaaaaaggggggtcaccacgctcgtttccatggaaacggacgttaaaatggcggcgttagaaaataataaaaatgatataattcacttaaactaaagaaagcaattataaaacgcttagcaaatgagttaattttaataaataccaagacttaagatccatatctatcgaaagtatagttttcatgatgtttgttaagaaattttaacataagtatcgcttacaaaatgacgatatcgaaattatatcactacataattttcgaactttcttcctgtcgctttgaatggtgtcatttgaccaaacttggcgaacaaagtcctgacataataccatttagtttacacttttaataaaaggtgtcaccacgctactttctacaatatctccaggtgaagggtaatttgcgccatataaatgggagggaaatgttaatttttcttcatattgaataaaaacagcTCCGTAGGGGGtccaaatatgacaaggttataggtcacatgtatttctaagacactgggtcaaaaaattaggtaaagtgcaagttcaacaatgacaggtgatgttaaatatatgcgctacaaaataacccactTGCGGCAGGCtcgagttaaatctgcgcagaaacgttctaaagcgtgtgcgcgtccgaattcgtcgccctttaccttaacatcatcagtttgtggttATACCATTTTTATAATAGTGCCTAATTCCATTGCAAGAACCTTTCAAACAAAATCGACTAAAATAGGTCTAAAGCCTGCCAGATTTCAAATTAAGCTCTGCTATGGAGCGTTGCCGACTTAATTTCTTTTTGTACGATTTTGAATGATGTTAGTTGGAGATATCGTTAATAATGAGCGTCACCACCATCTCAAGTTGTTTCGTTTTCATATATCTCGTCTGTTCCTTTATAAATAAAAAAGGCATGGGAAAAAAGGgcgtatgaaaaaaaaacagagcaaaatGTCAGGAGTGAAGCAAAAAGTTGATGTACATTTTCTTGCAAAAGCTGCTAATGGAagcatttattttgtatttctacTAAACAACGGAAATGTAGTCGATATCTGTGTAGGATGAACTTTGATCATGAAACACTATATACGATAAGCTCACCACTTCGGTAGTCCGTTGAACCGAGGGGTGAAAAACCGTAAATACCTGACAAAAGAGTTCGCCCGTGACTCATAAGGATGTCATACTCTAGCAATATATTTCTTTATAGGACGATGTCTATGATTAGAATAAGGAATGTTAAATTTCATAATTCAAGTTAACAACGATAACTAATAGACtcgatttttgtttgttgtttttcagaAGATCATTGCATCCACAGTGCCGATCGATTGCGTGGGTTGTACTTCagtattttacaaaagaaagtGCCCACCAGCGGGCTTCACAACTCCAgcttgaaataaacatgtcagtcAACAGAATAAGAATACACTGGAGCACCTGTAACGCAAAGCTATGCATACCCACGCACTACTAAGTATATTTTGCATTCTTCTATTCCGCTAATTAGAAGCCGACCTTTTAGTAAACTCAAGAGGCTTTAGTTCAAGATTGCTTAGTCACAAGCCTTTTATTGGCGACGTAAATGCTTTAAGGTCTTGCTAAATTTTGAACAAAGGTCAACGATTTTTAACCTTCAAGACGCGAGGTTACAAAAAGTGTATTTGCAAGAAATGAGTGTGGCTCCCCTTGCTTGCTGTTATAGAGGATTGTGTTTCGAATTTAATCAAGTGTTAGCATTATGATAAGTCTTCTCTATTGCTGAGGTAAATCTTTATGTTTGAAgttgaaaaaattatgaaatagttTAACTTCGATCTAGTACTCATTTGCCAATAACAACATGGCATATTTTGCATAATGGGTCATTTtagtgttcgaagcgtccaacaaacaatagatgaaagcatgaaaacagctgccaatcacgagagGACACGCAAAGGTGCAAAACGattaaacatttgttgtgtacatcagatcgattacgatgtcaacaatgaataatcgattcttactactgagcaaaatacttgaccaacggttattgaacacgagtctcagatgaattcagacacaaacggactgcttcatggtttcaagcagattgcctctccctgtttgtttgttgatctgtgaacctgtaggcctatgaatgagtgatgtgtatgttgacctgcagtacgatattttacaaTAGTCACGATAGCAGTCGGGTTAAGATTTACTGGATAAATAGGTAAACTaatagtttatt from Ptychodera flava strain L36383 unplaced genomic scaffold, AS_Pfla_20210202 Scaffold_32__1_contigs__length_2955704_pilon, whole genome shotgun sequence includes the following:
- the LOC139127464 gene encoding cell adhesion molecule 3-like — translated: MACNSDASQLFKETPSDTVTVVGSDLQLKCSFNNLRSQTRQWQFKSSTGNRLVEITQGSQIFNNKYQLTGDLSKGEYHLFIPNVAQDLSGTYECSLVGTSDYRRAELTVLEIPKCRVSPDTTVISDKEPVVFTCSIQGILLGDLVWLRNGKEISRRTAAINEYTTTLEKTDNGARYNCRYENPSVPSRSWPNPSCSEDIIMDVQYGPDVKINGPRIVVMEGESAFLECVIDANPLAESYNWTKGDMLVSSNLTLYIERTNRDDAGVYECRASNTLYDGTMATGNDTVLLVYKVSSLFQ